DNA from Delphinus delphis chromosome 8, mDelDel1.2, whole genome shotgun sequence:
CGACAACCAGATGCTGCTCCTCATGGCCCAGCAAGACCGGGCGTCCCGCATCTTCCCCCACCTCTACCTGGTGAGCTGCAGGctgagggctgggaggtggggcttgcTGCAGCTGGGGGAGAGGGCCAGTGACGCCCTCTCCGTGCTCACAGGGCTCAGAGTGGAACGCAGCGAACCTGGAGGAGCTGCAGAGAAACAGGTAGGGTTTCGAGTCCTCCCAGGACTGCCCGCCCTCTGTCCTCCCCCGTGGGGAAACCTGGCCAGAAACCCCCAGAACCCTCTCAGCAGCAGCTAGCTCTGCTTCCAGCTCCGCCCCTGGGGCCGTTCCCCTCATATGGGCTCAGGTGGGGACAGGGGAATAAGCTACCCTGCTGGTCTGCTGGCAGCTCCCTGGCCCCCTCTTAACCTCCCCCAGCTGTAAAGCGGAAAAGCGCCTCTTCGCCTGACCACGTCTCTGGGAGAAGGGAGAGCCCCTCTCCCGTAGGAGACCTGGCTGCCCGCTCCCAACGGCTCCTGTCACTTGTCCACCATGGGCTTTCGGGAAACCTGCTGTGACCCTTGTCATCCAGCTGCTGCAGATCCACCCCATCTCAGCTGAACTCCGAAGCCCTGCTCTAACTGACTTCTGACGATAACAGAAGGGCGCATGTTGCAGGCCGCCCAGCAGCTACCTGGAAGTGGGGTGGGGACGGGCCAGGGGGGACAGTACTCAAGCCCAGTGGGGTGAAccgatttgctcaaggtcaccgtCATCTCCTCCTCCCACCACAACTGTGCCGCCCCCACCGGACCCTCAGAACCAGAAAACTAACACCCAGGTCCGCCGGCTCCGCTGGCCAACGGGCCTGGTGCCCGTGGCCACGTCAGCCTGGCCTTGTGCCCCGTGCTGCAGGGTGAGCCACATCTTGAACATGGCCCGCGAGATTGACAACTTCTACCCCGAGCGCTTCACCTACCACAACGTGCGCCTCTGGGATGAGGAGTCGGCCCAGCTGCTGCCCCACTGGAAGGAGACGCACCGCTTTGTGGAGGCTGCAAGGTCGGGCCGTCCCACCCCTCCGCCCGCCCCATCCCAGCTTCCTGCCGTCCGGGGCCCATGCCCTCCTCCTGCCTGCTCTGCCCTCAGCTTTTCTGGCCCTCAGGGTCCTTAACCTCCTTTCCCCTCTGCTCTGGGAGGTGAGCCCACCACCTACCTACCTGCCTTTCCCCGACACTGACAGCATGGcaagggggcgggggagagggaggggaagctgACCCGGTTGGGCCTCCACAGAGCGCAGGGCACCCGGGTGCTGGTCCACTGCAAGATGGGCGTCAGCCGCTCGGCCGCCACAGTGATCGCCTACGCCATGAAGCAGTACGGCTGGAGCCTGGAGCAGGCTCTGCGCCACGTGCAGGAGCTACGGCCCATCGCCCGCCCCAACCCCGGCTTTCTGCGCCAGCTGCAGACCTACCAGGGCATCCTGACTGCTAGGTACGGAGTGGGGgacaaggggaagggggtgggtgggggtgggtgctggAGGTTGTGGCTGGGTCACTGGAAGCTGACTCAGGGCCACCCCCTCGCAGCCGGCAGAGCCATGTCTGGGAGCAGAAAGTGGGTGGGGCCTCCCCAGAGGAGCCCCTGGCCCCCGAGGTCTCTACACCGTTCCCACCTCTTCAGCCAGAACCCGGGGGCAGTGGGGAGCTGAATGTGGTGGGGTTGGAGGAGAGCCAGGCAGCCCCAAAAGAAGAGCCTGGGTCACGGCCCCGTATCAACCTCCGCGGGGTTATGAGGTCCATCAGCCTCCTGGAGCCATCCTCAGAGCTGGAAAGCACCTCAGGGGACGGTGACCTGCCAGAGGTGAGGCTGGGGCTAAGGAAGCAGCCCAGGTTGAGGCAGAGGGGGGGCCAAAATGAGGAGGGGGCAGGTGGCTGGAGGATGGAGAAAGTCCAGGAGTGGGGCTCGGCTTGGCCCTGAGCGGGGGGCGCCTGAGCAGGGGGACCACACCCTGGGCAGCTCCTTTTCATCCCCTCAGAGTAGCTGAGGAGAACCGATGAGGACAGGCGAGCGCTGCCTTCCACGGGAGCTAGAGAGCAGTCACGGGACAGGGCCATCTGGTGGGCTCCATGGCCAAACCAGCCCTAGGCTGGCGGCTGCAGGCAGCTCTCAGCCTGACGCAAGGACTTGCTACCTAAGCGGCAGGGCTGCCCAGCCTTGGAAGGAGCATCCTCCCCAGGCCAGGAGCTGCACAACCAACTGTTGACCCCAGATGGGTGTAGATAAGATGATCTCAGCACCCCCTCCCCAATCGGAAGGGCAACCCATCGAAGGATGGCGTGCAGAGGGGTCATCGCACTCACACAACTGAAGTGCTGGCTGAGTAGCTAAGCAGCCTCTCTGTGCTAAGCGCTGCAGGGCACAAGTGTAAGACCTGGCCCTTGCCGTAGGAAATCAGGCCCCCATGTGACTTGAGTCCAAGGTCGCTGACCCGGAGGGAGAGCTCACCTCACAGAGGACGGGAACATTTGGGAAAGGCACTGGGTGTGGAAGGCTGGAGGGAGGAACAGATGGTTgatgggtgggtgtgtgtgttccTAAAGGCAGGGTGTCCTCACtcagcacccagcccagggcccggCACCCGGAAGATGTTTCCCTTGTGGCTCATGGGACTGACTGTACAAAGCAGTGGGGGGCAAGAGGAGGACGCGGCGGGCGCAGGGGAGCTAAGGAGGGCTTCTGGGGGCCAGACAGGTGAGGGCTGAGGAGCAGTGGCAGTAGGGCTGGGGCGCTGCCTTCCCTTCTCTGACCTGTGAGTACCTGTAGTAGCTTTTTCGGTATTCACTCAACAGATGCTCTGCATCTACCCTTTTCTAGGCTCTGTGCTCTGTGCCCCTGCCTTGGAACGACTTCGCCGTGATCTTCTTTATACTCTCATCCTTCCAGGTTTTCTCTCCAGAGGAGTTTTCAGATGAAGACCCTCCACAGCCCTTCCCTCAGCTCTCAAGCGCCAAGGGAGGCCACCAGGCCCGCAAGGGGCCTTGGCCTGCCCTGAAGTCCCGCCAGTCTGTGGTTGCCCTCAACAGCGCCGCCCTGGTGGCCAGCCGGACCCGGGCCTTCCAGGAGCAGCGGAAGGCTGGCTGTCCGTCCACACCCAGGCACCAGAAGGTGGTGAGGCAGCCCAGCGTGGATGACAGTGGCGAGGAGGGCGAGGTGTGAGCCCACACACATTCCCATGCCCCCCTAGACACAAACAGAGGTGCCAGGACACAGCTCCTGGGATGAGCACCCCTCACTCCTGTCGGCCTGTCCACGTTCCTCTTAGCTcctccccaggaggccccagACTCCCGTCACTACAGCCTCAGCACCTACAGCCTTAAGTCTCAGACCCATGTCCACCTGTCCAAGGGCTCAAGATTTCCTCCACATTTGGGGATGTCGTAGAGAGACTGAAGGTGCCTTTGCGGGCAACAGTACCCTAGCTTCATTCTCACCTGCTGCCTGAAACACACACTTGCAGCCATGGAATAAAAAACAGAGTTTCTCAGTGCAGAAAGGCTAATGCTCCCTCCCTGCCCTACTCCTGTCTGCCTCATCCCCCCGACCCCATTTCACTCCTGGGGCTCTGCAGAGAACCAGTGGCCCCCAAAGGCCGAGAGTAACCTCAGTCCCCAAACGTGGGAGTTTCTGAGGAGTGGGGAGCCAGAGCCCTCTGATGGGGCTGGCCGGTCAGCCTCCCTCACACCCCCCATAAGCAGCCTGAGTCTTCTGCTGCTGCCCCCAGCACCCTCCACCTGCACTGCACTGGAGCACAGGGCACTACGCCAAAGAGTCTTCTTTCTCAGCTTCATGGCCTCTGGCCAGTTTTTCATAGTCttaatagtgtctggctttgtacttagaaagaaaaaacattttcatattgttttcaattttatgatAAAGCTTGTCGGTCCACTCTTTCTCTGGTTGCACAAGGAGTGTGGCCTCTCCTTACCCCTTCCAGTCTCTTCATAGTTCCCAGGTTATCTTGCGACAGGCCCGATTGGGgagtggtgtgtttggggtggggtgggaggaagaatggggaagagaggaggggaggtgggcgCTATCTCCCTCATCtccaggggcagggcctgggtaAATGCTAGCTGCCCCGCCCCCCTCAGGCAGGTCGGCAGGGGAACAAGTCTACACTGGACAGCAGGTGCTGGGCTCTGTCGGGGCAGCGGAAGGGAGTTAcccatgaggaaatggaagctgtCGATGCCTATGTGGACAGGACCAAGCCCGTCCCAGAAGCTAATTCTCCTTTTGGGCACTTGATGCTAGTTCTTGAGCACACTTTGGGTCCCAAGAATCTTCTTGCTGCAACGCAAGACAGCCTGACATTCCAAGCCAGCCTATCACTGCCAGGGAAGGACCCTCGGTGGGCCCTCCCCTCTGCCTAGGGGTTCCTTCTGCTCAGTTACAATGTTCAAGAAGAGTAAGTGGGTCCATCTTTGTcacttctctcccctcttcccaagATCATATGCTCTGCCCTGTAACACTCTAGTTTGGTTGGGGGTTGGGAGTGGGTGAGTGCAGCTCCTTCCCTCAAAGCAGGCCTCAGATAGGAGCTGGCAGCAAATGTTCTTGTTGATTGAGACCTCACGCCCAGTTTTAGGAATGAATCTCTCACCCAGACCCTGGTGGGACCCCCAGCACTGCTCTAACCCTAGTGGACGGAGGAGCAGGACACTTGGGTTCTAGCCCCAGCTGTATCACTTACAAGTTACTTCATCTtaagtctctgtttctttctgtaaGACAAAAGGATTAAACCAGGAAATCCCTAGACCCCACCTCCTGCTTTGATATTTTAACAGTACGTGTCCTCTGTACACTGACAGAATTCAGCCTCAACATGCTCTCTAGAAGAGGAATCATTTGTACCTGTCTGTGGATAGCAGGCCCAGGGTCACAAGGTGGGGTACAGAGAAGCCAGATGTGATTCTTGATCCATTTGGCTGGTCCACCCTGCTGAGCAGCGAGAGGGCTGCCTGCCATCTACAGCCACCCATGAGTCCCACCCAGACTGCCCTTTCAGCAGTTCTGGGCCGGGGCTTGGGGACAGTGGCGGTGACTGTCAGGAGGGAAGCCAAGGTCgggccctgccctcctgcagtCCGTGCAGCTGGGAAGGCAGGATCCAATCATGAACTCAGAGCTGTGGGGCCCACTAGAATCTACGGAGTATTCTGAGAAGAATTCAGCacgaggaaaaacaaaaattggagGGGAAATTATCTGCATCAAAAATAcagacaaggggcttccctggtggcgcagtggttgagagtccgcctgccgatgcaggggacacgggttcgtgcccagtccgggaagatcccacatgccgtggagcggctgggcccgtgagccatggccgctgagcctgtgcgtccggagcctgtgctcatcaatgggagaggccatagcagtgagaggcctgcgtaccgcaaaaaaaaaaaaaaaaaaaaaaaaaaaatacagacaaatgATTAAGAACTATATGAacactgggagttccctggtggcctagtggttaggattccgggctttcactgctgtggccaagggttcaatccctggttggggaactgaggtcCCTCAaggcgtggcatggccaaaaaagaaaagaaatgaaaaagaactgtATGTATAGACAAAGCTCATACAAATTGCTAAAGGGgcaaaaaacagttttaaaaaaaaaagatataaaatgaaaagagcgTCTCCCTCCGATCTTGTCCTCCAATCCTTCACAGGCAACCGTTGTTACCAGCTTCTTCTAAGGCCCTCCAAAGACATTCCATGCTTAAGTCATCAAATAcatttgtgtattcttttttaagtataaattaaAGCATAGTAACGTAGTATtctgcattttgaaaatttttttcatatcacAGAAGAGCTGTACATCAGTACAGAAAGCtctgtctaatttttaaaataagcacatATTCTCTTTTATGGAACCCATCATGATTTAAGTggtcatctactgatggacatttatattgttctggggttggtttttttttttccatttcaagtaATGCTTAAGTACCCTTGTATATACTTTCTTGTGCACACATGGCCACTAATTCCGTAGGACATATTTCTAGAATTGCCGAAGCAAATTCATTCTTCGTTTTTAATTCTGAAGGGCACTGCCTAATTTCCTTGTAAGAAGTTGCACTAATTTACAACGAATGGGAATGCCTGTTTATGTTCTTATAGGACTGTCCAACCTGCACATCAGTCACCTCATATGAACCTTGCAACACTCTCAGAGGAGAAAGGGGAGCCATTACAATTACTACCgttttagaaataaggaaactgaggctcagagaagtaactgGGTCTCCGACAGAGCCTGAATTAGGTTTCTAGATCTCAGTCCAGAGGCCTAACTCGGGAATGGAGAAGGTGGTTCCAGGTCAGTCAACGCACTGGGCAGGGGAAGCCGGAGGGATGGTCAGGACAGGCCCTGCTCACGGGGTCCCAGTTTAACTCCCACCCGATATAGGAGCCTCTTAGGGGCCGGCCCGACTAGAACACTTGTGCGACGAGGAGCTCGGGTCCCTCGGGCAGCCGGTCCCTCCTGGGCCAGCTCCCACCTCCATAACGTTCTCCCTCCGTCGGGGCCGGCTCGACCCGGCCTGGGACGAGTCACGAGCCAGGGCGTCCCCTCAAGAGAAACTACCTTTCAGGCCCCGGCGGCCTCTCCTACGCCGGCAGCGCCCAAAAAGGGCCCAGGGCGGCCGGGTAACCCTGCGTCTCTGAACGGACCGCGACGCTGGAGCGCCATCTTGCGTCCGTTCCTCTGGCCACCAGATGACAGCCCGGAAACCACATTTCCCATTGTGCCTAGCGCGTCCGCGCAGGcgcaaagagctttttttttccgTTTCCAGGGCAACCTAGCCCTCCTCGGTCCAGGTGGCTAGACCCTGCGGAGGGTCGAGCCGTTGCTCCCCGTCAGGTGTCCCGGCGCCAGGACCGGGTCTACAGACTGTTGAGGGGGCAAAGTAGGAGCCTGAGGAGAGGAGGCCAGGCGACCCTGCCTCCCTCCGAGGCCAGCGCTTCCGAATTCTGCTCGGCGTCCGGGCGTTCGCGCCCTCCTGGGGCCTCGGCCTTCTGAGGCGAAGGGGCCAGGGGAGGCCCGGGTTAGCGAGGCCATGTCCGGCTCTGGCCTGCGCGGCCCCGCTCGTTCCACGTCAGCGCTTTGTCACTCCCGGCCGAGGGCCTGCGCGCCGCCGACAAGTACTCCCGAGGCGCTGGCCGGTGAGTTGATGGTTGGCGCCCCAGGTGAAGGTGCTGGTAGCGCCGGGCAGGATAACGAGCGCTCCCAGGGTTGGATACGGCTCTGCCCGTGGTGGACCCGGGACCTGCGCTCAGCGCTCTGGGCTtcacttcctcctctgtaaaatggagtttgGACTGGTACTCCTGTGCACCTTGCGATTCCGTTGCAGAAAAGCCCCTGGCTCTGTGTGACCTAAGGGACATGTCCCTTTATCTCTCTGAGCCCACGTTTCCTGTCTGTAAAGTAAGGAGGTTGAAGCAGATGATCCCTAAGGTCTCTTCTAGGGGATATGGGGTCATTGTCCCTCATTGCACACCaagtgcaaaaagaaaaaatgggaacTGGATGGTTTGAGCAAGAATCTCAGCTCAAGATCTAGAGTCAGAGACACTTGggtatgtgactttgggcaaagtgATTACAtctcttgagcctcagtttcctcatttgcaaagctGGGGGTAATGATAGAACCACCTCAGGTTTTTGATGGTTAAATGGAGTAAGTTTTTAGCCTGCCCGTAATAAGCGCTATCCCAGTCCCAGCCATCAGTTctgatattttcaaaaacatcCCTTAGCCACTGTGAGAACTTTTCTTAACTTTTGGAGTCTCGTcctctatttaattaatttatttaggctgcaccatgtcttagttgtggcatgcagcatctttagttgtggcatgcggacttcttagttgtgacatgcaggcaggatctagttccccgaccagggatagaaccggggccccctgcattgggagcgcggagtcttacccactggaccaccagggaagtccccacttcctctgttgatgggcaaaTCTGTCCTCCTAGGAAGGATGGTTTTATAGGCTGATTCTGATGGGGAAACCTGAGCCTGCTTACCCAAGGCTGGGTGCTCATGGCCAGGGTATCTCTTCCGTTCAGCTGTAGTCTGGGTTATATCACTACCACACAGCATTAGGAAGAGTGAAAAGCTGGACACCACGTAGTGCAGAAGATACTTTCCCTTGCATAAGATACACACAGGATGTGAGCACTTACATGTTATAGTGCAGAAACAGCTGACTATTGaattataatatttacataatataCCATTTACATAAGACTGGATATGTATACAGTTATAAGGGATACATAAGAATCCTATGTTACCTACATTGAGTTCAAGCTTTGTATTAATTGGGAAAATTCTAATAAGGAGTTTTTAATTAGtgatgaaaatgtattatttttaaatctgagaACTCCCAATAGCTTCACAAACAAGACTTCACTCATCCAACCGGCATCTTTATGTGGAAGCCGTATTCCATGAGTATTATTTGAGCACCTGTTATGCATGTGGTATTTTGGGGGGGGGAGACTCCCAAGGATACAAAGATGTGTAAGATGATATTTGCCCTCAAGAAACATGGAGTCTAGTAGAGAAGATCAACTATGCATACAAAACACATATAAGTAGAAAGTGACATGTCTTGAGAGAGGTGCAGGTAACTGTGCTGTGAACATTCAGAGGCAGGAGACACCACTGCGAAGTGGCTATATGATGAGAGCCAAGGAGCAGACAGCATTTGTGCTGGGCTGTGAAGGATGTGGAGAATGTGGATATGCTAAGAAGTAGGGAAAAGATATTCTGGgcaccctccccacagccctgagACATGAGGGAGAAATGTCTGTAGATACTGAGCTCTTAGAAGACAGGGACTGGGTTTTGGTCAGTGCTTTTATTCCCAGCTTGGCACATGGATGGCACACAGTAAGTAATAGTGAATGAACGGGAGCTGTGAGCTTCCTGCAGAGGGGAAGCGAGATGTGGTCTCTCTATTACCCTGAGGCCCTTTTATTAGGCTCACATGCTTCTTACAGCCACTTTTCCAGGGGAAGAATGTGAAGAGGCAGATGGTTATGGGGCAAGGGCCATATTGTTGGCATGTTTGGTGCAGGACCAGCCAACTGGGAGCAGAGTGAACAGGGTCTCGTGAATGGGTAGAAGGGTTTTGTGAGTCTCCTTGTCTGGAACTGAGCTGAACAGCTGCAGGGGGAGGAAAGTACAGCACAGGAGCATGAAGCAATCTTGAGGACCGATGATGGACACTCTTCTGGCTGTTGTGGCATTTGTGTCTGTTCTTGGCTCTTCTTTTTCAATGGCCCACTCTTCCCCCGAGACATTTCTCTCCCAGCTGTGACCCACCTGGGAGTGGGAAACTGTGTGCACCACAGCAACAGACTGCCGAGGCCTGCAGCTGCTGCAAGGGAATGAAGCTGGCTCGCAGCACCATCCTCAGGCTGACTTCGAGGCCCTGCCCTTCCACAGGCCTGCCTAGGGCTGAACTTGTGCCAGGAGCTAGCGCTGAAGCAGACCACTCAGAGCAGTTGTCCCATGACCTGGGGAGTGTTAGGAGCTGGGACGGAGCTGTTACTTGAGGAAGGCAGAGCAGAGAAGATTGAAGGGAGAGTGGCTTGAGGACAGGGCAAAGCGTCCCAAGTCCTGTTTAGACGTCCTCTGGGACCCTCTGTTGCTCACAGAGGGTGCAGTCATCCTCAGAACAAGGAAGCTGGGGAGAGGTTAAGTGAGTACAACGAAGGAAGGAATGGGACACAACTGACT
Protein-coding regions in this window:
- the SSH3 gene encoding protein phosphatase Slingshot homolog 3 isoform X3 translates to MVGLLRPQDDIRLAAQLEAARPARLRYLLVVSTRERLSQDETVLLGVDFPDSSSPSCTLGLVLPLWSDTQVYLDGDGGFSVTSGGQSRIFKPVCIQTMWATLQVLHQACEAALGSGLVPGGSALAWASHYQDRLSSDQSCLNEWMVMADLESLRPPSIEPGRPSGQEQMEQAIRAELWEVLDSSDLESITSKEIRQALELRLGCPLQQYRDFIDNQMLLLMAQQDRASRIFPHLYLGSEWNAANLEELQRNRVSHILNMAREIDNFYPERFTYHNVRLWDEESAQLLPHWKETHRFVEAARAQGTRVLVHCKMGVSRSAATVIAYAMKQYGWSLEQALRHVQELRPIARPNPGFLRQLQTYQGILTASRQSHVWEQKVGGASPEEPLAPEVSTPFPPLQPEPGGSGELNVVGLEESQAAPKEEPGSRPRINLRGVMRSISLLEPSSELESTSGDGDLPEVFSPEEFSDEDPPQPFPQLSSAKGGHQARKGPWPALKSRQSVVALNSAALVASRTRAFQEQRKAGCPSTPRHQKVVRQPSVDDSGEEGEV
- the SSH3 gene encoding protein phosphatase Slingshot homolog 3 isoform X2; protein product: MALVTVSRSPPAGGHSTPVGPTDQVSQRRSRLQRRQSFAVLGGAVLGLQDGGDDGDAAKASSEPVEDPPGEEQPHGDQTDDGHGPQSLRKQEQSQHLRLMVGLLRPQDDIRLAAQLEAARPARLRYLLVVSTRERLSQDETVLLGVDFPDSSSPSCTLGLVLPLWSDTQVYLDGDGGFSVTSGGQSRIFKPVCIQTMWATLQVLHQACEAALGSGLVPGGSALAWASHYQDRLSSDQSCLNEWMVMADLESLRPPSIEPGRPSGQEQMEQAIRAELWEVLDSSDLESITSKEIRQALELRLGCPLQQYRDFIDNQMLLLMAQQDRASRIFPHLYLGSEWNAANLEELQRNRVSHILNMAREIDNFYPERFTYHNVRLWDEESAQLLPHWKETHRFVEAARAQGTRVLVHCKMGVSRSAATVIAYAMKQYGWSLEQALRHVQELRPIARPNPGFLRQLQTYQGILTASRQSHVWEQKVGGASPEEPLAPEVSTPFPPLQPEPGGSGELNVVGLEESQAAPKEEPGSRPRINLRGVMRSISLLEPSSELESTSGDGDLPEVFSPEEFSDEDPPQPFPQLSSAKGGHQARKGPWPALKSRQSVVALNSAALVASRTRAFQEQRKAGCPSTPRHQKVVRQPSVDDSGEEGEV
- the SSH3 gene encoding protein phosphatase Slingshot homolog 3 isoform X1, with the protein product MALVTVSRSPPAGGHSTPVGPTQDQVSQRRSRLQRRQSFAVLGGAVLGLQDGGDDGDAAKASSEPVEDPPGEEQPHGDQTDDGHGPQSLRKQEQSQHLRLMVGLLRPQDDIRLAAQLEAARPARLRYLLVVSTRERLSQDETVLLGVDFPDSSSPSCTLGLVLPLWSDTQVYLDGDGGFSVTSGGQSRIFKPVCIQTMWATLQVLHQACEAALGSGLVPGGSALAWASHYQDRLSSDQSCLNEWMVMADLESLRPPSIEPGRPSGQEQMEQAIRAELWEVLDSSDLESITSKEIRQALELRLGCPLQQYRDFIDNQMLLLMAQQDRASRIFPHLYLGSEWNAANLEELQRNRVSHILNMAREIDNFYPERFTYHNVRLWDEESAQLLPHWKETHRFVEAARAQGTRVLVHCKMGVSRSAATVIAYAMKQYGWSLEQALRHVQELRPIARPNPGFLRQLQTYQGILTASRQSHVWEQKVGGASPEEPLAPEVSTPFPPLQPEPGGSGELNVVGLEESQAAPKEEPGSRPRINLRGVMRSISLLEPSSELESTSGDGDLPEVFSPEEFSDEDPPQPFPQLSSAKGGHQARKGPWPALKSRQSVVALNSAALVASRTRAFQEQRKAGCPSTPRHQKVVRQPSVDDSGEEGEV